The genomic DNA CGATGGTTGAATTAATGGATATCGCGTTCTCTGTAGATAGCGTACTTGCTGCATTTGGTGTATCTAATGAAGTTTGGATTTTATTATTAGGCGGAATGCTAGGTATTTTAATGATGCGTGGTATCGCTGGTGTATTCTTAAAATTGTTAGAGCGTATTCCAGAGCTTGAAACGACAGCATATATTTTAATCTTAATTATCGCATCGAAGATGCTATTGTCTCTAATTGATATTCATATTAGTCATACACTGTTCTTCATTATTTTAGTTGTAGCATTTGGAGCAACATTTATAATTCACTACATGAAGAATTCTGGACAAGCTAAAGAAGAAGTTGCAGCTACTAAAGAAGACAATAAATAATTGAAATGGGTTTGCTCGTTTTACGAGCGCCCATTTTTTATAACCAAAAATAGTTTATAATAGAAGAAAGATTTAGAAAAAACGTAAATGTTTTTGGAGGTGAACTGTTGTGTTTTCACGTTTTACACTTCAACCATATGCATTAAAAGATGAATCAGATTTAAAGCAATTTGAAACACTTTTAGAAAAACGCCCACAATATGAGCTGACAGAGAATGAAATGAAATTTAGTTATATAGCATGTCGAATCCTTGGCGTTCCTAATGATGTAGATGAATATTTTAATGAACTGTTTGATTATAGTGAAGCGAAAGGAATCGAAGTTTTACACGAACAAAATTTAAACAAAGTGATTGATTCGGAAAAGCTTCGTCATATTCAAGAAGTGTTCGGATTACATCAAGAAGCACCAAATGGTCTGACAGTAAATAGGCTAGTTGCACATTTATCTGGGAAACAACTTTTACCGAAAGTAGACAATCCTGATTTACAGCATTACATACATGCGACGTTCATTTCAGTATTGAAATTATATGAGAAACAACATAATCAGTCGTTAAAGACAGAAGGTTTCCGTCGTTTCTTAATCGACATAATTAAACTAAGCGAAAATTACGTAGCGAAGTGGTTCTCTACGATTAATTATAAGAAACAAATGCCGCGTATCGTTTGGTATGGTGATGCACAGGAAAGCCGTATATATTTCTTATATTTTCTTATTATGCTCGGTTGTGATGTGCTTTATTATCACCCCGAAGGAAAAGATGGATTTGAAAATATTGATGAAGAGGGAAGAACTTTTGTTGTATCTCATCCGGGTCGCATTTCGCTTGAACCATTCCCTGATCGTCGACGTGAGCGTGTTGCAACAGTAGCGTATCAAGCTTCGAAAGAAATTGAACAAGTACTTCACCACGATAATTCACTATTATATAAACCGTGGCAATTTCGTTCGTATACACCTGTAGCACGTACGTTAAAAACGACATATGATGAACTCTTTTTAATTACGAAAGAAAAGGCATTTGTACGTCCAACATTCTTTGTTGAAAATAAACATATTTATATTCCTTCTTTATTTGCGAAAATATCAGGCGTTTCAAAGAATGATAAAGAATATTTTCAACGATTAAAGGTTGTTACATCATTTGATAACAGTTTATTAATTAATACATTCCCATTTACGAAAGAGCAAAAAGCAAATTTCCAATATCATTATCGAGATGCATTGGACCGAGCTGGGAAATTACATCCTGATCTAATTATGAATAGCCATTGGTGGCCGCATAAGCGTTTACCGGAAGGTTTACAACATGGGATTGCAGAGGCGATTATCCATACGTGCGAAAGTGAAATATGCAAACCAATTGCGAAAGAAACGAAACAAGATGTAGCACTGTATGTTTTCGCACAACTTTCTCAAATACCACCTAATATTTTAGAACAGCTTGAGAAATTTGATTATTCACAAGATGTACCGAAAATTGTTATATTTAATAATGAGAAGAGTGGAGAATTAACTCGTTCTGACGCTGTTTTATTACTATTTTTGAATCAAATTGGAGTAGATGTATTCCATTTCAATCCCACGGGCAGAAACGATATTGAACCGTATGTTGAAGCAGGAGCATTCGATTCCCATTGGCTTGAAGAAGTTAATTTCGATCTTGAGTTTCATGGCTCATCAGCCTATAAAAATTTATCACAAACAATAAAAGGACTATTTCGTCCATTTTTATAAGGAAAGGGAGAATACCATATGAATAACCCAGTCGTACTAGATTCGAAAACTGAATTGAATGAGCAAACCGCACAAGATGTTCGCTTGCAACTTAGACAAGATGCAGATGTGCAACGTATTTATAACGCAGTAGATATTAAAGATCAACTGGAATTAATTGAACTTGGAAAAGAACCTTCTATGGAAATTTCACGTTTCGCTGATCAAATTTTACATACAATGTCTCTATCAAAGATAGAAGATTCTGGTGAATTGTTAAAGCAACTTGGTAAAATTATGGACAGATTTGATAGTAAAGACTTTGCGGAAGAAAAAAGTGGTTTCTTCTCGCGCATGTTCAAAAAAGCGGATAAAATGATAGAACAAATCTTTAGTAAATATCAAACGATGGGCCGCGAAATTGATAAAGTTTATGTGGAAATTACGAAGTACCAAGATGAGATGAAAAAATCAATTGGTACGTTAGATGGCTTGTATGA from Bacillus cereus G9842 includes the following:
- a CDS encoding YceG family protein, with the protein product MFSRFTLQPYALKDESDLKQFETLLEKRPQYELTENEMKFSYIACRILGVPNDVDEYFNELFDYSEAKGIEVLHEQNLNKVIDSEKLRHIQEVFGLHQEAPNGLTVNRLVAHLSGKQLLPKVDNPDLQHYIHATFISVLKLYEKQHNQSLKTEGFRRFLIDIIKLSENYVAKWFSTINYKKQMPRIVWYGDAQESRIYFLYFLIMLGCDVLYYHPEGKDGFENIDEEGRTFVVSHPGRISLEPFPDRRRERVATVAYQASKEIEQVLHHDNSLLYKPWQFRSYTPVARTLKTTYDELFLITKEKAFVRPTFFVENKHIYIPSLFAKISGVSKNDKEYFQRLKVVTSFDNSLLINTFPFTKEQKANFQYHYRDALDRAGKLHPDLIMNSHWWPHKRLPEGLQHGIAEAIIHTCESEICKPIAKETKQDVALYVFAQLSQIPPNILEQLEKFDYSQDVPKIVIFNNEKSGELTRSDAVLLLFLNQIGVDVFHFNPTGRNDIEPYVEAGAFDSHWLEEVNFDLEFHGSSAYKNLSQTIKGLFRPFL